In Torulaspora delbrueckii CBS 1146 chromosome 1, complete genome, one genomic interval encodes:
- the HIR2 gene encoding Hir2p (similar to Saccharomyces cerevisiae HIR2 (YOR038C); ancestral locus Anc_5.634) produces the protein MKLLKYPLAEHNETVTAMAGVGEMLLLADKDGHVHVWEQNKLGEAAFDGSKIKQLAAQLTFAVEFQPGEVDRNVVFMAGDDKTLVIGTEHRVMVIESWMEKPSGSHATILQVENPTVITDVKLDLTNRVLFILTAGANAINLFDVNSLKILGKIDLADAVKPITGIVDPMGQIFTVLAADRSMLVYQYNEKGAFKVINKFSQYVKVDPLRYNITMPPQADILPVRNTVKGSLGSSSATILLLDRNNNFHVASTLVSPPTGECQSLKFSPKVYAKTKKGIRNDYNLLATSGSKQGSVVVWNTKRVKPLFGAIQISESPILELVWSADGLKLFAISNDNVLYNFAFQETDLGETLPQAEVDLLSQKIKVLVPLPEPEVVNEASIKTLVKTEDDTVSLVQKNEQPKGPVKKNGKKKAEQQTVKKTQGTSMEFNAPSYSVPKDLKRQPKADPNKEVNGTKKQKKDLEPIDFLDTSLASPLVAFSKVRLATPKIRLSFDYKPPLDQNFTLEVKNGSGNEQKPTILKLISKLEEGERTLFQDFIPKFITMCTSGNNFWACCTSDGFIYVYSDTGKKVLPPLCLGVPCSFLEACSSYLLCLTSVGQLYCWDIENKKLHFPINTVFSLLSPTLRYSDDILTRAENITICAVTANGVPLATLSNGDGFMFDKDLETWLLISDGWWAYGSQYWDMTNSNNLLGSVTADDGRDKAWNSSDAHQLASTIRDDKKSIINFVERKTNDELSRKGRIKNLQRFARTILMKEGFENMEEIVTLSHLENRLLVTLRLEENKEFSKILIIYCIRLSELGYTDRLDDVLQWLYNDGDCNSSMLAGISRKDHLKDVLVACADIRHVQRVTNSYASALGLLNEPI, from the coding sequence ATGAAGCTATTGAAATATCCATTGGCGGAACATAATGAGACTGTAACAGCGATGGCTGGGGTCGGTGAGATGCTTCTATTAGCAGATAAAGACGGTCACGTGCACGTATGGGAACAGAATAAACTAGGTGAAGCAGCATTCGATGGATCCAAGATCAAGCAATTGGCTGCTCAATTGACCTTCGCGGTCGAGTTCCAGCCGGGGGAAGTAGACAGGAACGTTGTTTTTATGGCTGGAGACGATAAGACTCTTGTCATCGGCACTGAGCACCGTGTTATGGTCATTGAGTCCTGGATGGAGAAGCCAAGTGGGTCGCATGCTACTATTCTACAAGTGGAAAACCCTACAGTCATTACAGATGTGAAATTGGACTTGACGAATCGcgttcttttcatcttgacCGCTGGTGCGAATGCAATCAATCTATTCGACGTGAACTCACTTAAAATTTTGGGCAAAATAGATCTAGCGGATGCTGTGAAACCTATCACTGGGATAGTGGACCCTATGGGACAGATATTTACCGTTCTAGCTGCCGATCGATCCATGCTGGTGTATCAGTATAATGAAAAAGGTGCTTTTAAAGTGATTAACAAGTTTTCACAGTATGTCAAGGTTGATCCTCTAAGATACAATATAACCATGCCCCCACAGGCAGATATCTTACCAGTAAGGAACACGGTGAAGGGTAGCCTgggatcttcttctgcaACTATACTCCTGCTCGATAGAAACAACAATTTCCATGTAGCTTCAACGCTGGTGTCGCCACCTACAGGTGAATGTcagagcttgaaattctcACCGAAAGTCTATGCCAAGACTAAGAAGGGTATCAGGAACGATTATAATCTTTTGGCAACATCGGGCTCTAAGCAGGGTTCCGTTGTAGTCTGGAATACTAAACGTGTCAAACCGCTGTTTGGCGCAATACAAATCTCTGAGAGCCCGATCTTAGAACTTGTTTGGTCAGCCGATGGACTGAAGCTATTTGCTATTTCAAATGACAATGTTCTTTATAATTTTGCATTCCAGGAGACCGATCTTGGTGAAACTTTACCACAGGCAGAAGTGGACCTTCTTTCACAGAAAATCAAGGTGCTTGTACCTCTGCCAGAACCAGAGGTAGTCAACGAAGCATCAATCAAGACCTTAGTCAAGACCGAGGATGACACTGTGTCTTTAGTGCAGAAAAATGAACAGCCTAAGGGCCCTGtcaagaaaaatggtaagaagaaagcgGAACAACAAACAGTGAAGAAGACACAGGGTACTTCGATGGAGTTCAATGCACCTTCTTATAGTGTACCGAAAGATTTAAAGAGGCAGCCGAAGGCGGATCCCAATAAAGAAGTGAACGGTACGAAAAAACAGAAGAAGGATCTCGAACCTATTGATTTTTTAGACACAAGCTTGGCCTCGCCACTTGTAGCATTCTCAAAGGTGCGATTAGCAACACCAAAGATCCGACTATCCTTCGACTACAAACCTCCACTGGATCAAAATTTTACGCTGGAAGTAAAAAATGGCTCTGGTAATGAACAAAAGCCGACAATTCTGAAGCTCATTTCTAAATTGGAAGAAGGGGAAAGGACTttgtttcaagactttattccaaaatttaTCACAATGTGCACCTCAGGCAACAATTTCTGGGCTTGCTGCACAAGCGATGGATTTATCTATGTCTATTCAGACACGGGTAAAAAGGTGCTACCTCCACTCTGTCTTGGCGTGCCTTgtagctttcttgaagcttgTTCTTCATACCTTTTATGTCTGACTAGTGTGGGTCAATTGTATTGTTGGGACATCGAAAATAAAAAACTGCATTTCCCTATTAATACCGTATTCTCACTTCTCAGCCCAACGCTACGTTATTCTGATGACATATTGACTCGAGCTGAAAACATAACGATATGCGCTGTTACAGCTAATGGGGTTCCACTAGCGACTTTGAGTAACGGTGATGGGTTTATGTTTGACAAAGACTTGGAAACATGGCTCTTAATCAGTGATGGTTGGTGGGCTTACGGTTCCCAATACTGGGATATGACGAATTCAAACAATCTACTGGGCTCCGTTACCGCCGACGACGGAAGAGATAAAGCTTGGAATTCTAGTGACGCTCACCAGTTGGCGTCTACAATAAGAGACGACAAAAAAAGTATAATCAATTTTGTTGAGCGTAAGACCAATGACGAGCTGAGCCGTAAAGGGCGTATTAAAAACTTGCAAAGGTTTGCTAGGACAATTCTAATGAAGGAGGGATTTGAGAATATGGAGGAGATTGTAACTTTATCACACCTGGAAAATAGGCTGCTGGTAACTTTgagacttgaagaaaataaagagttctcaaaaattctgataATATATTGTATCAGATTGAGTGAGCTCGGGTATACAGATCGATTGGACGACGTTTTGCAATGGCTTTACAATGATGGCGACTGCAACAGCAGTATGTTAGCTGGGATCTCCAGAAAAGATCATCTAAAGGATGTTCTTGTAGCATGCGCAGATATAAGGCATGTACAAAGAGTCACAAATAGCTATGCCAGTGCCTTAGGATTGTTAAACGAGCCAATCTAA